The sequence ATGCCAGAGCGTCCGGGCCGAGGGGCGGAACGAGCCCCTCGGCCGCGGCGCGCGTCAGCAGACCGCGGATCGCCGCGTAGCCGTCCTCGCCGAGGCCGGCCGTGAACTCGTTGACGTAGAGCCCGATGTGCTGGTCGGCCACGGCCGGGTCCATCTCCTGGGCGTGCTCCAGGACGTAGGGCCGTGAGACCTCCGGCGCGTCCCAGGCCATCCGCACCGATGTGCGCACCGATTCGGCCAGCCGTTCCAGCTTTTCGGCGCCCAGCGAGCGCTTGGCGATGATCGCGCCGAGCGGGATCGGCAGACCGGTGGTCTCCTCCCAGTGCCGTCCCATGTCCGCCAGGTTGTGCAGGCCGTAGTTCTGATACGTGAAACGCGCCTCGTGGATGACCAGACCGGCGTCCACCTTGCCGTCCCGCACCGCGGGCATGATCTCGTCGAACGGCATGACGACGACCTCGCCGACCCCGCCCGGTACGACCTCCGCCGCCCAGAGCCGGAAGAGCAGATAGGCGGTGGAGCGCTCGCTCGGTACGGCGACGGTCCGGCCGGTCAGATCCGTACCCGGCTCCTTCGTCAGCACGAGCGGCCCGCAGCCCCGCCCCAGCGCGCCGCCGCACGGCAGCAGCGCGTACTCCTCCAGCACCCAGGGCAGCACGGCGTACGAGACCTTCAGCACGTCGAGCTCACCTCGCTCGGCCATGCCGTTGGTGATGTCGATGTCGGCGAAGGTGACGTCGAGGGCGGGCGCGCCGGGGACCCGTCCGTGCGCCCAGGCGTCGAAGACGAAGGTGTCGTTGGGGCAGGGCGAGAACGCGATGCGCAACGCCGCGTCAGCTGAGTGAGTCGTTTCGGTCATGCCGGGTCCAACCTTCCAGTACGGCTGCTGTCTTCCCGAACGCCCCGGTGAGCGCGGCCAGCGCGTCGCCGATGCGCCAGGCGTCCCGGTCGCGGGGGCCGACGGCGTTCGAGACGGCCCGCAGTTCCAGTACCGGGACGCGGGCCCGGTCGGCGGCCTCGGCCACCCCGAAGCCCTCCATCGCCTCGGCGAGCGCACCCGGGTGCGCGGCGAGCAGGCCCGCGGCGCGGGCGGCCCCGCCGGTCACGGTGGAGACGGTGAGCACCGGTCCGGCCGCCGCTCCGGTGGCCGCCGCCACCTCCCGTACCAGCGCGGGCGGCGGCAGGAAGCGGTCCCGGCCGAAGCCGAGTCCGGTGACGGGCACGAAACCGTCCGGGGTCTCGGCGCCCAGGTCGGCGGCGACGAGCTCGGTCGCCACGACGAGCGAGCCGATGGGCGCGGCGGGGGCGAAACCGCCGCCGATACCGGCCGAGACGACCAGACCGTACGGTTCTCCGGGCGGCGCCGAGGCCAGCGCGAAGGCGGCCGATGCCGCCGCGGCGGCCGGTCCCACACCGCCCGCCAGGACGTCGAAGGCACCCGTGCGGTGCAGTTCGCCGCCCGGCACGTCAGCCACCGCCGCGGTGGCCCCGAACGCACGCGTGACCGCGTCCCGTTCCACCGGGACAGCGGTCACGACAAGCACACGCACGGAAGGGAGCCTCCGGGATCGGGCGGGATCAGGAGGGGGTCAGGACGTCTTCTTGAGCTCGAAGTGCCAGATGCCCGTGAGCTTCTTGCCCTTGGTCTCCACGATGGAGATCTGGGTCTTGTTCGAGGTCTCACCGGTCTGGCTGGCGAAGAAGGCGCTGCCGGGGATCGACCGGTAGGTCTTCTTGTACGGCTCCTGCTCGGCCTGCTGGCCGTTGATGAAGAGCGTCCAGCCGTTGTCGGCGATCTCGGGGTCGACGCCGAAGCGGACCTTGTCGTCCATCGCGACCTTGACGGACTTCTCGGCCTTCTTGTTGAGGCAGCCCTGGATGTCGGACTCCTTGAGGGCCTTGCCGTCGTTGTAGCAGGACGCCTCGGTGTTCACCGAGTTGTCGCCGACCGTCACGGTGGCGAGCGGCGTCGGCTTGTCGCAGGCGGACAGGACAAGGAGTCCCGCGGACACGGCACCAAGAGCGACGCCGATTCGACGGCCCTTACCGGAGAAGAACGCAACGGTCATGGGCCGAAGGCTATCGGTCGCCCCCGCTCATGCCACGCGGGGGTGCGGCGTGCCGCGCCGTGCGGCGCCCAGCAGCCCCCGTACGGAGGTGGCGGCACCCAGGGCGAGGATCGCCGAGGCGACCGACATGCCGAGTACTCCGTTGAGGGGCAGTGCGATGCCGATGCCGCCGCCGACTACCCAGGCCATCTGGAGCAATGTCTCGGACCGGGCGAAAGCGGACGTACGGACCTCTTCCGGGACGTCCCGCTGGATCATGGCGTCCAGCGACAGCTTCGACAGGGCCTGGGTGAAACCCGCCACCGCGGCGAGCGCGGCGACCATCACGGTGGAGAAGAACAGCGCGGCGAGCACGGCGACGCCCAGGGCGAGCCCGAGGACGGTCGCGATGATCACCTCGGGGCCGCGGGCCCGGAGCCAGGCGCCCACCGCCGTGCCGCAGGCGTTGCCGGCGCCGGCCGCGACACCGACGATGCCGAGCGAGACGGCGGCGCTCTGGCCCGCGAGCGGGTGCTCGCGCAGCAGGAAGGCCAGGAAGAAGATCAGGAAGCCGGAGAGGGCCCGGTGCGAGGCGTTCGCCTGGAGCCCGTGCAGGACGGAACCGCCGACGGAGCGCAGCCCGGGGCGCTTGTCCCGGACCGGCTTGTCGCCGTTCTTCCTGCCGAGGCGCCGGCCACCGCGCCCGGTGCGGGCCTTCGCGGCGGTGGGCTCGCCGTCCGCGCCGTGCGGGAGGATCAGGCGCGCCTTGCGCTCGCCCTTCGCGGAGTCGACCTTGGGCGGCAGCGTGAAGGCCAGGAACGTCCCCCCGAGGAAGATCGCGCACGCGCCGTAGAGCGGCCAGCCCGATCCGATGGTCTGGAGACCCGCCCCGATCGGGGCCGCCACACCCGTCGCCAGGAGTCCGGCCAGGGTGACCCGCGAATTGGCCTTCACCAGGGAGAAGCGGGGTGGCAGCAGACGCGGCACGACGGCGCTGCGGACGACCCCGTACGCCTTGGAGGCGACCAGGACGCCCAGCGCCGCCGGGTACAGCTCCAGGCCGCCGGTGGCGACCGCGCCCGACATGGTGATCGCCAGCACCGCCCGCGCGAACATCGCACCCGCCATCGCGGCGCGTCGGCCGTGCGGCAGCCGGTCCAGCAGCGGGCCGATCACCGGGGCGAGCAGGGTGAAGGGGGCCATCGTGATGGCCAGGTAGAGCGCGACCCGGCCGCGCGCCTCGTCCGTCGGGACGGAGAAGAACACCGTGGAGGCGAGCGCGACCGTGATCATCACGTCGCCCGCGCCGTTCACCGCGTGCAGTTCGATCAGTTTGCCGAGGCCGGATTCCCCGGCCCCATGGGCGTGTGTCGCCTTTCGAATGCCTTTCGCGGTGCCCGTGAACGGGGAGCGCAGGGCATGACCGATCGACCGGCCTGCCCTGCGGAGCGGGCCGGAACCGTCGTGCGACCTGGCGGCAGCCACCTCGTCATAGTGCCCCAACCCTCGCCCCGGTGAACCGTGATCGGGCACCGACGCGGCGCGGGGCGCCCCGTCGGACCAGTCACCGGACCGGTGATCGGACCGGTGATCGGCAGAATGGATACGGCACGTTTGGGACGGCAGGTGGGCGCGGAGCGGCGGAGAGGGTAGCGTGCGTAACGCGCCACCGGCGGTTGTTCTTGGCCGCGCGCCTCTCCGCGATCCCGCAGAATGGATGGCAGAAGGCGCGCCCGAGGCAGGCACAACGGGTGTGGACGTCGACGCGGCCCCCAGGTCCGCTCCGCCCACAGCTGTCATGGCCGAAAACAGCAATCGCACAGCAGCTGGCGCGCTCGTGAGACTGGCGTATGGAGAGAAGCGAGACCTGTGAGTGCTGCGACGACGCGAAGCCGTACGGCCCGTACCCCCGTTCCCGACCGCCTGTGCGCCGAGGCCGTAGACCTCGCCCGCGCGGCGGCCGAGGAAGCCGCCGCGCCAGGAGTGGTCGGTGAGCATGTGGGGGTCGTCTCCGAGGGAGACCGGGTCGTCACCCACTACTTCGAGTGCAAGGACCCCGGCTACCGGGGCTGGCGCTGGGCGGTGACGGTCGCCAGGGCCTCCCGCGCCAAGAACGTCACCCTGGACGAGACGGTGCTCCTGCCGGGCTCGGACGCGCTCCTGGCCCCCGAGTGGGTGCCGTGGAGCGAGCGCCTGCGCCCCGGCGACATGGGCCCCGGCGACCTGCTGCCCACCGAGGCGGAGGACCTTCGCCTGGAGCCCGGCTACACGGGCGAGGACGAGCCCCCGCCGAACTCCGCGGTCTCCGCGGACCTCGCGGACCTCGTCGAGTCGCAGGACGCGGAGCCGACGGCCCGGCCGGGCGCGACGCGCCGCGGTTCGATCGCCGCGGTCGCGGACGAGCTCGGCACACGGCGGGCGCGGGTGCTGTCCCGGTACGGGCTGTACGCGGCCGCGGACCGCTGGGACGAGGAGTTCGGGGCGAAGACCCCCATGGCGCAGGCAGCTCCGGCCACCTGTGTGACCTGTGCGTTCCTGGTGCCCATGGCGGGCTCGCTCAAGCAGGCGTTCGGCGTGTGCGCGAACGAGTTCGGCCCGGCCGACGGCCATGTGGTGTCGCTGGCGTACGGCTGCGGAGGTCACTCCGAGGCGGCGGTGATGCCGAAGCCGGCGAAGCCCGCGCCGCACGCGCTGGACACCCTCCAGGTGGACGAGTACGCGCTGCGCCCGGCGCGTGACAGCGGGTCCGTACCGGACGAGGCGGACGCGCCCACGGAGGATCTCGGCCACTCCTGACGGGCTCGACAGGCAAAGGACCCGGCCCGCCCGGCGATGGAGGACATCGCCGGGCGGGCTTGATTCTGTGCCTGCCCGCCGTCGCGGTACCTTCGGGCGCACACTGGGCGGCACGGGCACACGTGCCACACGGCAGTACGCGGCACACGTCGTGCCCGCCGCGCACAGGTCACGGGTCACCGGAACAGAGCGGAGTCGAGAGCGTGAGCATGAATGCGACCGAGGGGGCCGATCCGTTCGGGACGGCACGGCTGCGGCGCGGCGTGCTCGACGCCTGGGGGGCCGGCCCGGCCCGCTTCCGGGAGGACGCCAACGCCGAGGAGGACCTCGCGCTCGGCGGCTACCGTGACCGCCTCGTGGTCGAGCTGGCCCAGAACGCCGCCGACGCCGCCGCCCGCGCCCGTGTCCCGGGCCGGCTGCGGCTCACCCTGCACCCGGCGGCCCCCGGCGATCCGGACGCCCGCGCCGTCCTCGCCGCCGCCAACACCGGCGCCCCGCTGGACGCGACCGGCGTCGAGTCCCTGAGCACGCTGCGCGCCTCCGCCAAGCGGGAGGGGCACGAGTCCGCCGTCGGCCGGTTCGGCGTCGGGTTCGCCGCCGTCCTCGCCGTCAGCGACGAGCCCGCGGTCATCGGCCGGCACGGCGGCGTCCGCTGGTCCCTGGCCGAGGCCCGCGACCTGGCCCGGCAGGCGGCCATCGGCTCCCCCGGTCTCGGCGACGAACTGCGCCGCCGCGACGGCCACGTACCGCTGCTGCGGCTCCCGCTGCCCGCCGAGGGCACCGCACCGGACGGGTACGACACCGTCGTGGTGCTGCCGCTGCGCGACGGCACGGCCGAGGACCTCGTCGGCCGGCTGCTCACCGCGGTGGACGACGCACTCCTGCTCACCCTCTCCGGACTCGATGAGATCGTCATCGAAACCCCGGACGGCGTACGGACGTTGCGGCGCACCCAGCAGGGCCCGTACATCCACATCGACGACTCCGCGCACGGGACGAACCGCTGGCGCACCATCCTCGACCACGGCCCGGTCGAGCCCGCCCTGCTCGCCGACCGGCCCGTGGAGGAGCGGCTGCGTCCGCACTGGTCGGTCACCTGGGCCGTGCCCGTGGACGAACAGGGCGCCCCGCAGCACCCCCGTACCGCCCCCGTCGTCCACGCGCCCACCCCCACCGACGAACCCCTCGGCATCCCCGCGCTCCTCATCGCCTCGCTGCCGCTGGACACCAGCCGCCGCCACCCCGCGCCCGGCCCCCTCACCGACTTCCTGGTGGAGCGCGCGGCCGACGCGTACGCCGAACTGCTCGCCCAGTGGCAGCCGGTGTCCACGGGCACCGTCGACCTGGTCCCCGGGCCGCTCGGCAAGGGCGAGCTGGACGGCGCCCTGCGCGGCGCGATCCTCTCCCGGCTGCCCCGGATCGCGTTCCTGGAGGCCGCCGCGCCCCGGGACCCGGCGACCGAGCCCGACCGTTGGGACGACTGGGACAAGGACGACGCCCCGTCCGCACCGCGCGGGGCCACCACCGCCCTGCGGCCCGTCGAGGCCGAGATCGTCGAGGGCGTCGGCGCCGCGACCGTGCGGGTGCTCGCCGAGGTGCTGCCGTGCCTCCTGCCCGCCGGGCTGGAACGCCGCACCGAGCTGCGCACCCTCGGCGTCGCCCGCGTCCCGCTCACCGAGGCCGTCGACCGCCTCGCCGGACTGGAGCGCGACCCGTCCTGGTGGCGTCGGCTCTACGACAGCCTGACGGGCATCGACCCGGACCGGCTCTCCGGCCTCCCGGTCCCGCTCGCCGGGGCCCCCGACGCCCCCGCGGACCAGGCGCCCCGCACCACCATCGGCCCCCGCCAGGTCCTGCTGCCGCTCCCGGACGCCCTCCCCGGCCCCGTCATGGCCCGGCTGGCCCGGCTGGGACTGAAGGTCGCCCACCCGGACGCCGCCCATCCGCTCCTGGAGAAGCTGGGCGCCCTGCCCGCCACCCCGCGCGCCGTGCTGAGGACCCCGCAGGTGCGGGCCGCCGTCGCCGGTTCGCTGGACGCGGGGGAGATCTGGGACGAGGACGCGCTGGACGGCGACGAGCTCGCGGAGACCGTCCTCACCCTCGTACGGGACGCGGACCTGGCCCCCGGCGACGAGCCGTGGCTCGGCGCGCTGGCCCTGCCGGACGAGGACGGCGAGCCCGCGCCCGCCGGTGAACTCGTCCTGCCGGGAAGCCCGTTCGCCCAGGTCATGCGCGAGGGTGAACTGGCTCTGTGCGACGAGGAGCTGGCCGGCCGCTGGGGCGAGCAGCCGCTCACCGCGTGCGGGGTGCTGGCCACCTTCGCGCTGGTGCGGGCCACCGATGTGGTGCTCGACCCCGATGAACTGGAGCCTCGCGAGGGGGACTTCGCCGAACCGGACGACGCCGGGCTGCTCGACGCCGTCGACGTGTGGTGCGAGGACATCCTCGACCAGCTGCCCGACACCCCCGTGCCGCCCGTCGCCACCGAACTCGTCGCCGTCCGCGACCTGGACCTCGTCGACGACGACGCCTGGCCGCAGGCGCTCGCGATGCTCGCCCGGCCGCCGTTGCGCGACGCCCTGACCCACCCGGTGCGGGTGCTGCTCCCGGACGGCACGACGCAGTCCGTGCGCCCGTACACCGCCTGGTGGCTGCGCGACCACCCGGTGCTGGACGGCCGCCGCCCGGCGGGCCTGCGCGCGGCGGGGGGCGACCCGCGCCTCAACGGGCTCTACGACGCCGTCGACGCGTCCGGGTTCGACGATGCCCAGGTGCTGCGCGCGCTGGGCGTACGGACCTCGGTGGCCGCGCTCCTGGACGAGCCGGGCGGCGCCGCGGAACTGCTGGGGCGGCTCGCGGAGGAGGACCGCCCGGTCGGCCCCGTACAGCTGCACGCGCTCTACACGGCCCTGGCCGAACTGGACCCGCAGCAGGTCACGTTGGTCGACGAGCTGCGTGCGGTCGTGGACGGCGAGGTACGGGTGGTGGACGCGGCGGACGCCGTGATCGCCGACGCCCCCGACGTCCTGCCGCTGACCGAGGGCGTGGCCCTGCTGCCGGTCGCCCCGGCGCGCGCCGCCGAACTGGCCGACCTCTTCCAGGTGCGGCGGCTCGGCGAGACGATCGATGCCGAGGTGACGAGCGAGGGCGAGGAGCACCGCGTACCGGAATCGGTCCGGGTCCTGCTCGGTGCCGGGACCCCGGACGTGTACATCGAGCACGCCGAGCTGCGGGCGGGCGGCGTCGAGCTGGACTGGCGCCGCACCCCGGACGGCGCCGTGCACGCCGCCACGCTGGAGGGCGTCGCCGCGGGCCTGGCCTGGGCGGCCGGGCAGTGGCCGCGCCGCTTCGAGGTGGCGGCGCTGCTGGAGGATCCCTCGCGTACGGAGGAGCTGGCGCGGGACCGCTGGTTCGACTGAGCCGGGCGGGGCCGGGCGGGGACGGGCTGGGCGGGGACGGGCCGGGAGTGACGGGTCCGGAGCGACGGGTGCGGTGTGACTTTCACAGAAAAGTCATGGGTTCGTACAACCGTTCACACGTGTCGGAGGTCTGGTCTGTCGAGTCAGCAGACTCGCAGACCAGACGGGTCCCACCGGGTGAACGCGAAACCGTGGGCCCCCTGCTCCACATTTGGGGAACGCATGCGCATTCGTGCCACTGTTGCCGTAGCTACCGGCGCCCTGGCCCTGTCCGCTCTCACCCTTCCGGCCGCGCAGGCCGCGCAGGCCGACGACGGTCGTTCGTGGTCCCACGACTACAAGTTCTCGGCGCCGAAGGGCTCCGACACCGCGAAGGCGCGCCTCGGGGCCCGCGCCGCCGCGGCCGACACCTTCAAGGTGACCAAGATCGTCACCAACGGTGGCAAGCCCATCGTGGTCGGCACCACGGCGAAGAAGAAGATCTCCGTCTCGGTGACCGCCACCGACGCCGCGGGTGTGGGCGGCGTCGCCGCGTTCATCTGGGTCGGCAAGAACATCGACGACAAGGACAGCTTCGGGTTCGGACCCGAGGAGGGTGGCGTGAAGTGCAAGGCGGTCAACGCCACCACCACCACGTGCACGACGGCCCTCACGGTCGACCCGGGCTGGCTGATGAACTCCGACGCGCGTAACTGGCACGTCGGCGTCTCCGGCGTGGACGACAACGGCGAGGAGTACGACCACGACTCGCTCGCCTGGGTCAAGATGCAGCGGCTCTCCAAGCTGACGGTCAACGCCTCCCCGGAGCCCGTGAAGAAGGGCAAGACCATCACGGTCACCGGCAAGCTGACCCGTGCGAACTGGGACACCAGCACGTACAAGGGCTACAGCAAGCAGTCCGTGAAGCTCCAGTTCCGCAAGAAGAGCAGCAAGACCTACACGACGATCAAGACCATCAAGTCGAGCTCCACGGGCGCGCTGAAGACCACGGTCAAGGCCTCGGTCGACGGCTACTGGCGCTACAGCTTCGGCGGCACCTCCACCACCCCGGCCGTCTCGGCCGGCGCCGACTACCTCGACGTGAAGTAGTCACGCACCGGGCGTCTCCCAGGAGCTGCCCGAGGTGCCCGTCCGGGCACCGCCCGAGTCACCTTCCGAGGCACCCCGCACCGTCCAGGTGCGGGGTGCCTCGCGGCTTTCCTACGCCCCGAAGCGGC is a genomic window of Streptomyces sp. NBC_01237 containing:
- a CDS encoding 1,4-dihydroxy-6-naphthoate synthase — protein: MTETTHSADAALRIAFSPCPNDTFVFDAWAHGRVPGAPALDVTFADIDITNGMAERGELDVLKVSYAVLPWVLEEYALLPCGGALGRGCGPLVLTKEPGTDLTGRTVAVPSERSTAYLLFRLWAAEVVPGGVGEVVVMPFDEIMPAVRDGKVDAGLVIHEARFTYQNYGLHNLADMGRHWEETTGLPIPLGAIIAKRSLGAEKLERLAESVRTSVRMAWDAPEVSRPYVLEHAQEMDPAVADQHIGLYVNEFTAGLGEDGYAAIRGLLTRAAAEGLVPPLGPDALAFP
- a CDS encoding futalosine hydrolase, with product MRVLVVTAVPVERDAVTRAFGATAAVADVPGGELHRTGAFDVLAGGVGPAAAAASAAFALASAPPGEPYGLVVSAGIGGGFAPAAPIGSLVVATELVAADLGAETPDGFVPVTGLGFGRDRFLPPPALVREVAAATGAAAGPVLTVSTVTGGAARAAGLLAAHPGALAEAMEGFGVAEAADRARVPVLELRAVSNAVGPRDRDAWRIGDALAALTGAFGKTAAVLEGWTRHDRNDSLS
- a CDS encoding DUF2771 domain-containing protein, encoding MTVAFFSGKGRRIGVALGAVSAGLLVLSACDKPTPLATVTVGDNSVNTEASCYNDGKALKESDIQGCLNKKAEKSVKVAMDDKVRFGVDPEIADNGWTLFINGQQAEQEPYKKTYRSIPGSAFFASQTGETSNKTQISIVETKGKKLTGIWHFELKKTS
- a CDS encoding MFS transporter; protein product: MAAARSHDGSGPLRRAGRSIGHALRSPFTGTAKGIRKATHAHGAGESGLGKLIELHAVNGAGDVMITVALASTVFFSVPTDEARGRVALYLAITMAPFTLLAPVIGPLLDRLPHGRRAAMAGAMFARAVLAITMSGAVATGGLELYPAALGVLVASKAYGVVRSAVVPRLLPPRFSLVKANSRVTLAGLLATGVAAPIGAGLQTIGSGWPLYGACAIFLGGTFLAFTLPPKVDSAKGERKARLILPHGADGEPTAAKARTGRGGRRLGRKNGDKPVRDKRPGLRSVGGSVLHGLQANASHRALSGFLIFFLAFLLREHPLAGQSAAVSLGIVGVAAGAGNACGTAVGAWLRARGPEVIIATVLGLALGVAVLAALFFSTVMVAALAAVAGFTQALSKLSLDAMIQRDVPEEVRTSAFARSETLLQMAWVVGGGIGIALPLNGVLGMSVASAILALGAATSVRGLLGAARRGTPHPRVA
- a CDS encoding DUF3027 domain-containing protein, yielding MSAATTRSRTARTPVPDRLCAEAVDLARAAAEEAAAPGVVGEHVGVVSEGDRVVTHYFECKDPGYRGWRWAVTVARASRAKNVTLDETVLLPGSDALLAPEWVPWSERLRPGDMGPGDLLPTEAEDLRLEPGYTGEDEPPPNSAVSADLADLVESQDAEPTARPGATRRGSIAAVADELGTRRARVLSRYGLYAAADRWDEEFGAKTPMAQAAPATCVTCAFLVPMAGSLKQAFGVCANEFGPADGHVVSLAYGCGGHSEAAVMPKPAKPAPHALDTLQVDEYALRPARDSGSVPDEADAPTEDLGHS
- a CDS encoding sacsin N-terminal ATP-binding-like domain-containing protein translates to MNATEGADPFGTARLRRGVLDAWGAGPARFREDANAEEDLALGGYRDRLVVELAQNAADAAARARVPGRLRLTLHPAAPGDPDARAVLAAANTGAPLDATGVESLSTLRASAKREGHESAVGRFGVGFAAVLAVSDEPAVIGRHGGVRWSLAEARDLARQAAIGSPGLGDELRRRDGHVPLLRLPLPAEGTAPDGYDTVVVLPLRDGTAEDLVGRLLTAVDDALLLTLSGLDEIVIETPDGVRTLRRTQQGPYIHIDDSAHGTNRWRTILDHGPVEPALLADRPVEERLRPHWSVTWAVPVDEQGAPQHPRTAPVVHAPTPTDEPLGIPALLIASLPLDTSRRHPAPGPLTDFLVERAADAYAELLAQWQPVSTGTVDLVPGPLGKGELDGALRGAILSRLPRIAFLEAAAPRDPATEPDRWDDWDKDDAPSAPRGATTALRPVEAEIVEGVGAATVRVLAEVLPCLLPAGLERRTELRTLGVARVPLTEAVDRLAGLERDPSWWRRLYDSLTGIDPDRLSGLPVPLAGAPDAPADQAPRTTIGPRQVLLPLPDALPGPVMARLARLGLKVAHPDAAHPLLEKLGALPATPRAVLRTPQVRAAVAGSLDAGEIWDEDALDGDELAETVLTLVRDADLAPGDEPWLGALALPDEDGEPAPAGELVLPGSPFAQVMREGELALCDEELAGRWGEQPLTACGVLATFALVRATDVVLDPDELEPREGDFAEPDDAGLLDAVDVWCEDILDQLPDTPVPPVATELVAVRDLDLVDDDAWPQALAMLARPPLRDALTHPVRVLLPDGTTQSVRPYTAWWLRDHPVLDGRRPAGLRAAGGDPRLNGLYDAVDASGFDDAQVLRALGVRTSVAALLDEPGGAAELLGRLAEEDRPVGPVQLHALYTALAELDPQQVTLVDELRAVVDGEVRVVDAADAVIADAPDVLPLTEGVALLPVAPARAAELADLFQVRRLGETIDAEVTSEGEEHRVPESVRVLLGAGTPDVYIEHAELRAGGVELDWRRTPDGAVHAATLEGVAAGLAWAAGQWPRRFEVAALLEDPSRTEELARDRWFD
- a CDS encoding DUF5707 domain-containing protein; its protein translation is MRIRATVAVATGALALSALTLPAAQAAQADDGRSWSHDYKFSAPKGSDTAKARLGARAAAADTFKVTKIVTNGGKPIVVGTTAKKKISVSVTATDAAGVGGVAAFIWVGKNIDDKDSFGFGPEEGGVKCKAVNATTTTCTTALTVDPGWLMNSDARNWHVGVSGVDDNGEEYDHDSLAWVKMQRLSKLTVNASPEPVKKGKTITVTGKLTRANWDTSTYKGYSKQSVKLQFRKKSSKTYTTIKTIKSSSTGALKTTVKASVDGYWRYSFGGTSTTPAVSAGADYLDVK